A single Paraburkholderia sp. FT54 DNA region contains:
- the queG gene encoding tRNA epoxyqueuosine(34) reductase QueG: MNRSPESPVSCTPASTDDVRAERHFDEAALNALALNIKTWGRELGFGAIGISDTDLSAAEAPLAAWLEAGCHGEMDYMAKHGMKRARPAELVAGTRRVITARIAYLPAQTLSGKARESALQDGPLTQDWRAAEHARLADPSAAVVSVYARGRDYHKVMRNRLQHLAEKIEAEIGAFGYRVFTDSAPVLEVELAQKAGIGWRGKHTLLLQRDAGSLFFLGEIYVDVPLPTDAETLPEVAPETPASHCGSCTRCIGACPTGAIVAPYKVDARLCISYLTIELKGSIPLEMRPLIGNRVYGCDDCQLVCPWNKFAQAAPVADFDVRHGLDRASLVELFAWSADEFDTRMQGSAIRRIGYESWLRNLAVGMGNALRASPDSLSGPAREAIVQALRLRIDDASAVVREHVEWALEAA; the protein is encoded by the coding sequence ATGAACCGAAGTCCGGAGTCCCCTGTTTCCTGCACGCCTGCGTCTACCGACGATGTGCGTGCCGAGCGTCATTTCGATGAAGCGGCGCTGAACGCGCTCGCGCTGAACATCAAAACGTGGGGCCGTGAACTGGGTTTCGGAGCGATCGGCATTAGCGACACCGATCTCTCCGCCGCCGAAGCGCCGCTTGCAGCCTGGCTGGAAGCGGGTTGCCACGGCGAGATGGATTATATGGCGAAACACGGCATGAAACGCGCGCGGCCCGCCGAGCTTGTGGCCGGCACGCGACGTGTGATTACGGCGCGCATCGCTTATTTGCCCGCTCAGACATTGAGCGGAAAGGCGCGCGAAAGCGCTTTGCAGGACGGCCCGCTGACACAGGACTGGCGCGCAGCCGAGCATGCGCGGCTGGCGGACCCGTCGGCGGCGGTGGTGTCGGTTTATGCGCGTGGCCGTGATTATCACAAGGTCATGCGTAACCGTTTGCAACATCTTGCCGAGAAAATCGAGGCTGAGATCGGCGCGTTCGGCTACCGCGTATTTACCGATTCGGCGCCGGTGCTCGAAGTAGAACTTGCCCAGAAGGCCGGCATCGGCTGGCGCGGCAAGCATACGCTGCTGCTACAGCGTGACGCGGGTTCGCTGTTTTTTCTCGGCGAAATCTACGTCGACGTGCCATTGCCGACCGACGCCGAGACTCTGCCCGAAGTCGCGCCGGAAACGCCGGCCTCGCATTGCGGCAGTTGCACGCGCTGTATCGGCGCCTGTCCGACCGGCGCGATCGTCGCGCCTTACAAGGTCGATGCGCGCCTCTGCATTTCCTATCTGACGATCGAATTGAAGGGCAGTATTCCCCTGGAAATGCGGCCGCTAATCGGCAATCGTGTGTATGGCTGCGATGATTGCCAGCTCGTGTGTCCATGGAACAAGTTCGCGCAGGCCGCGCCGGTCGCCGATTTCGACGTGCGGCATGGGCTCGATCGCGCGTCGCTCGTCGAGCTCTTTGCGTGGAGTGCGGACGAGTTCGATACGCGCATGCAGGGCAGCGCGATACGGCGCATCGGCTACGAGAGCTGGCTGCGCAATCTCGCGGTAGGCATGGGCAACGCGCTGCGTGCGTCGCCCGACAGTTTGAGCGGGCCGGCGCGCGAGGCGATCGTGCAGGCGCTGAGATTGCGTATCGATGACGCATCCGCCGTCGTGCGCGAGCATGTGGAATGGGCGTTGGAAGCGGCGTAA
- the xerD gene encoding site-specific tyrosine recombinase XerD produces MSDTLINDAAAASPLFVASSASIDAFCDALWLEHGLSRNTLDAYRRDLRLFCEWLAQSRKTSLDTASEADLNAYSAARQKDKSTSANRRLSVFRRYYGWAVREHRAKVDPTVRIRSAKQPPRFPSTLSEAQVEALLGAPDIDTPLGLRDRTMLELMYASGLRVTELVTLKTVEVGLNEGVVRVMGKGSKERLIPFGEEAHDWIERYLREARPALLGARATDALFVTNRAEGMTRQQFWNIIKRHAAAAGVQAPLSPHTLRHAFATHLLNHGADLRVVQLLLGHTDISTTQIYTHVARERLKSLHAQHHPRG; encoded by the coding sequence ATGAGCGATACGTTGATCAACGACGCGGCCGCCGCGTCACCCCTGTTCGTCGCCAGCTCGGCGTCGATCGATGCATTCTGCGACGCGCTGTGGCTCGAACACGGGCTGTCGCGCAACACGCTCGACGCGTACCGCCGCGACCTGCGTCTCTTTTGCGAATGGCTCGCGCAGAGCCGCAAGACGTCGCTCGACACCGCCAGCGAAGCCGATCTGAACGCATATAGCGCGGCGCGGCAGAAAGACAAATCGACTTCGGCCAACCGTCGGCTCTCGGTGTTTCGCCGCTACTACGGTTGGGCGGTGCGCGAGCATCGCGCGAAGGTCGATCCGACCGTGCGCATCCGCTCGGCGAAACAGCCGCCACGTTTTCCATCTACGCTCAGCGAGGCGCAAGTCGAAGCGTTGCTCGGCGCGCCCGACATCGATACACCTTTGGGTCTGCGCGATCGCACGATGCTGGAACTGATGTACGCGAGCGGTTTGCGCGTGACCGAACTCGTCACGTTGAAGACGGTGGAAGTGGGCCTGAACGAAGGCGTGGTGCGCGTCATGGGCAAGGGTTCGAAGGAGCGCCTGATTCCGTTCGGCGAGGAAGCGCACGACTGGATTGAGCGTTATCTGCGCGAAGCACGGCCCGCGTTGCTCGGCGCGCGCGCGACCGACGCCTTGTTCGTGACGAACCGCGCCGAGGGCATGACGCGCCAGCAGTTCTGGAACATCATCAAGCGTCACGCGGCGGCGGCCGGCGTGCAGGCGCCGCTTTCGCCGCATACCTTGCGGCATGCGTTCGCCACGCATCTGCTCAATCACGGTGCCGACCTGCGCGTCGTGCAACTGCTGCTCGGCCACACGGATATATCGACCACGCAGATCTACACGCACGTGGCCCGCGAACGGTTGAAGTCGCTGCATGCGCAGCATCATCCGCGAGGCTGA
- a CDS encoding methylated-DNA--[protein]-cysteine S-methyltransferase, whose amino-acid sequence MFNAVIDAPFGKVGIRLEGEAVREIVYLPDSMQSVAPDTPLARQAAEQIERYFERASAKFELPLASVGTAFQKRVWQAISDIPPGVVLTYGQLARQLGSAPRAVGQACGANYFPIVIPCHRVVSSSGIGGFANHAEEGFFRNIKRWLLAHEGIPYA is encoded by the coding sequence ATGTTCAATGCAGTGATCGATGCGCCGTTCGGCAAGGTCGGCATTCGCCTCGAAGGCGAGGCCGTGCGCGAGATCGTCTACCTGCCTGATTCGATGCAAAGCGTCGCGCCCGACACGCCTTTGGCGAGACAGGCGGCCGAGCAGATCGAGCGATATTTCGAGCGCGCGTCGGCGAAGTTCGAGTTGCCGCTGGCCTCGGTCGGCACCGCGTTTCAGAAGCGTGTGTGGCAGGCCATCAGCGACATTCCGCCCGGTGTCGTGCTGACCTACGGGCAACTGGCAAGACAACTCGGCAGCGCGCCGCGTGCGGTCGGTCAGGCGTGCGGCGCCAATTACTTTCCGATTGTGATTCCATGTCATCGGGTGGTGAGTTCGAGCGGCATCGGCGGGTTTGCGAATCACGCCGAAGAGGGTTTCTTTCGCAACATCAAGCGCTGGCTGCTGGCGCATGAAGGCATTCCCTACGCATGA
- a CDS encoding AMP-binding protein, translated as MSFDTPTRSTIDIPALLAALPARIADIPALAAARDPQHVALIEDARRLTSAQLLQAVDAATALLREWGVRGGDRVMIVAENSIVQIVLLFATARLDAWALVSNARLSAAELDSIRAHAQPRVVAYATESSNDARQHAQRHQAKTAPTITPDIGVWSYTVDSAAIAEPVETASERQCAALIYTTGTTGAPKGVMLSHRNLLFIAAISSRLRKVGPDDVVYAVLPISHVYGFASVCLGSLHAGATLRLVPRFAPQAVRRALAEERVSIFQGVPAMHAKLLEHLQTHGYSWSAPQLRFAYSGGSPLDAALKAQVESVYGLPLHNGYGMTESSPTVSHTMIDAPRSDCSVGEVIPGVEVRFVGLDGIEAAKGEIGELWVRGPNVMLGYYRSPEQTRTVVTEDGWLKTGDLARQDADGALHIVGRSKELIIRSGFNVYPAEVEHVLNAHPQVVQSAVIGRAVEGNEEVVAFVELLAGATVTPAELTDWCGERLAPYKRPAEVKVLAALPAASTGKILKHRLREFL; from the coding sequence TTGAGCTTCGATACACCCACCCGTTCCACGATCGACATTCCCGCGCTGCTGGCCGCCTTGCCCGCGCGCATCGCCGACATCCCGGCGCTGGCCGCCGCGCGCGATCCGCAGCACGTCGCGTTGATCGAGGATGCGCGCCGCCTGACCAGCGCGCAACTGCTGCAGGCCGTCGACGCCGCCACCGCGCTGCTGCGCGAATGGGGCGTGCGCGGCGGCGATCGCGTGATGATCGTCGCGGAAAACAGCATCGTGCAGATCGTCCTGCTGTTCGCGACCGCCCGGCTCGATGCGTGGGCGCTGGTGTCGAATGCGCGTCTGTCCGCAGCCGAACTCGATTCGATCCGCGCACACGCGCAGCCTCGCGTGGTCGCCTACGCCACGGAAAGCTCGAACGATGCCAGGCAGCATGCGCAGCGGCATCAGGCCAAGACAGCGCCAACTATCACGCCGGACATCGGCGTCTGGTCGTACACGGTGGACAGCGCGGCGATCGCCGAACCGGTCGAAACCGCAAGCGAGCGCCAATGCGCCGCGTTGATTTACACCACCGGCACCACCGGCGCTCCGAAGGGCGTGATGCTCTCGCATCGCAATCTGCTGTTCATCGCCGCGATCTCGAGCCGCTTGCGTAAAGTCGGCCCGGACGACGTCGTCTACGCCGTGCTGCCGATCTCGCACGTGTACGGTTTCGCGTCGGTGTGCCTGGGCAGCCTGCACGCGGGCGCAACCTTGCGGCTCGTGCCGCGCTTCGCGCCGCAAGCCGTGCGCCGCGCGCTCGCCGAGGAACGCGTGTCGATCTTCCAGGGCGTGCCGGCCATGCACGCCAAGCTGCTCGAGCATCTGCAGACGCACGGCTACTCGTGGTCCGCGCCGCAGTTGCGCTTCGCCTATTCGGGCGGCTCGCCGCTCGACGCCGCCTTGAAAGCGCAGGTGGAAAGCGTCTACGGTCTACCGCTGCACAACGGCTACGGCATGACCGAGAGCAGCCCGACCGTGTCGCACACCATGATCGATGCGCCGCGCAGCGATTGCTCGGTCGGCGAAGTCATTCCGGGTGTCGAGGTGCGCTTCGTCGGACTCGACGGCATCGAGGCCGCGAAGGGCGAAATCGGCGAGCTATGGGTGCGCGGCCCCAACGTGATGCTCGGCTACTACCGCAGCCCTGAACAGACCCGTACGGTCGTGACCGAAGACGGCTGGCTGAAGACCGGCGATCTCGCACGGCAGGACGCGGACGGCGCGTTGCATATCGTCGGGCGTAGCAAGGAGCTGATCATCCGCTCGGGCTTCAACGTGTACCCGGCCGAGGTGGAACATGTGCTGAACGCGCATCCGCAGGTCGTGCAGTCGGCGGTGATCGGGCGCGCGGTAGAAGGTAACGAGGAAGTGGTTGCGTTCGTCGAGTTGCTGGCGGGCGCGACGGTGACGCCCGCCGAATTGACCGACTGGTGCGGCGAGCGTCTGGCGCCGTACAAGCGGCCGGCCGAAGTCAAAGTGCTCGCCGCGCTGCCGGCCGCATCGACCGGCAAGATCCTCAAGCACCGGCTGCGCGAGTTTCTCTGA
- the ybaK gene encoding Cys-tRNA(Pro) deacylase, which translates to MSKSRHVSETPATQFLRRHGVAFGEHPYDYVEHGGTGESARQLGVDEHYVVKTLVMEDEHAKPLIVLMHGDRTVSTKNLARQIGAKRVEPCKPEVANRHSGYLIGGTSPFGTKKQMPVYVESSILEMDKIWLNGGRRGFLVSIEPKVLTDLLAAKAVQCASVD; encoded by the coding sequence ATGAGCAAATCCAGACACGTCTCCGAAACGCCGGCCACGCAGTTTCTGCGCCGCCACGGCGTCGCTTTCGGCGAACATCCTTATGATTATGTCGAGCACGGCGGCACCGGGGAATCGGCGCGCCAGCTCGGCGTGGACGAACATTACGTCGTGAAGACGCTGGTGATGGAAGACGAGCACGCCAAGCCGCTGATCGTGCTGATGCACGGCGACCGCACCGTCAGCACCAAGAACCTCGCGCGCCAGATCGGCGCGAAGCGCGTCGAACCGTGCAAGCCCGAGGTGGCGAACCGCCATTCCGGCTACCTGATCGGCGGCACCTCGCCGTTCGGTACGAAGAAGCAGATGCCGGTGTACGTCGAGTCGAGCATTCTCGAGATGGACAAAATCTGGCTGAACGGCGGCCGGCGCGGTTTTCTGGTCAGCATCGAGCCGAAGGTGCTGACAGATTTGCTGGCGGCGAAGGCGGTTCAGTGCGCGAGCGTCGATTGA
- the tsaE gene encoding tRNA (adenosine(37)-N6)-threonylcarbamoyltransferase complex ATPase subunit type 1 TsaE translates to MPVNPDLAIQPPANVLLERTFALADEAATLAFGERFAQAIESVREAARQAPSADGDKTFYGLQVQLVGDLGAGKTTLVRATLRGLGHTGRVRSPTYTLVEPYVLERPAGELALYHFDLYRFTDPAEWADAGFREYFDSGAVCLVEWPQRAGRLLGVPDLVFSLDLDNDNENESDGRVLVARAYSESGKACLERC, encoded by the coding sequence ATGCCTGTCAATCCCGATCTCGCGATCCAACCGCCCGCCAACGTCCTGCTCGAACGCACCTTTGCGCTCGCGGACGAAGCCGCCACGCTGGCGTTCGGCGAGCGCTTCGCGCAGGCGATCGAAAGCGTGCGCGAAGCCGCGCGGCAGGCACCAAGCGCGGACGGCGACAAGACGTTTTACGGACTTCAAGTGCAACTCGTCGGCGACCTCGGCGCCGGCAAAACCACCCTCGTGCGCGCAACCTTGCGCGGCCTCGGCCACACGGGCCGCGTGCGCAGTCCCACTTACACACTCGTCGAACCCTACGTACTCGAGCGGCCCGCCGGGGAACTCGCGCTCTATCACTTCGATCTGTACAGATTCACCGATCCGGCCGAATGGGCCGACGCGGGCTTTCGCGAGTACTTCGATAGCGGCGCCGTCTGCCTCGTCGAATGGCCGCAACGCGCGGGGCGTCTCTTGGGCGTGCCGGATCTTGTCTTCTCGCTCGACCTCGACAATGACAACGAGAACGAAAGCGACGGCCGTGTCCTCGTCGCACGGGCATACAGCGAATCAGGAAAGGCATGTCTCGAAAGATGTTGA